One stretch of Acidobacteriota bacterium DNA includes these proteins:
- a CDS encoding ABC transporter permease, which translates to MDIFLQELRQTFRELRRRPVFTLVTVLSLALGIGALTAVFTIANTLLFRPLPFADEEELLRIQDVQERPGESPRVTSMAALNYDVLRQRTEVFEGLALQDEGSFNLQGTEEPIRVFGAYASAGAFEVLGIEPILGRSFSPDEDQAGAPARVAVLSYDLWQRHLGGDPDLLGEDVIINQEPHTIIGVLPPSYRYPYDAELWVPMGFDVNNPRASHYLHVVGRLRDGASLEEAQQELNAIAAQLAQDYPESNTDWGFGLTPVREEITGDLDTGVVWLLAAAAAFLLLIACANAASMLLARSTERAAEVALRSVLGSSRSRLIARMMLQGLVLAILGGGFGLILAFTILGPVVRLSPLADIYIFASRLTPDLRVLGFTLAVCAVVGVIFSLIPALHASRVDLQSLLKEESRGSLSSGGRRWLTSFVVAEVAVATVLLVGAFLMVGTFQRLVAVDPGFEADNLLVAHMALPSSKYPEDVQKVQFIDTLCERLEALPGVRAAGVTTLFPLDQVRMLSPFSIDGRPPTDPGEMLAANFRMVNEGYLEALGVRLVGGRLFEQRDMNPTPPAFVISRTMAERFFPGQDAVGRQMKRAPWELERPWGPVVGVVEDVIDSGDTAETLYIPITHFRFINDNVALTVRTEGPPNNALPAIRRTLREIDPQQPLYDVATAREMIAESHGNERFAAALLTSFASLGLVLALIGIYGILTYSVASRSRELGLRMALGAQRSEILWQVVRQGLTVTGIGLFLGLAGSFLLTRLLEAYVFELDRPDPMLLGGIGLIVLVVALLAALLPARRATRVDPATVLRGE; encoded by the coding sequence TTGGACATTTTTCTGCAGGAGCTTCGTCAGACCTTTCGCGAGCTGCGCCGGCGGCCCGTGTTCACCCTCGTCACAGTCTTGTCGCTGGCCCTCGGCATCGGCGCCCTGACGGCGGTCTTCACCATCGCCAACACCCTGCTCTTCCGGCCACTGCCCTTCGCCGACGAAGAGGAGCTGCTGCGCATCCAGGACGTTCAGGAGCGGCCCGGCGAGAGCCCCCGAGTGACCAGCATGGCTGCCCTCAACTACGACGTGCTGCGTCAGCGCACGGAGGTCTTCGAGGGCCTGGCGCTGCAGGACGAGGGCAGCTTCAATCTGCAGGGTACGGAAGAGCCCATCCGCGTCTTCGGCGCCTACGCCAGCGCCGGTGCCTTCGAGGTCCTGGGCATCGAGCCCATCCTCGGCCGCAGCTTCTCTCCCGACGAGGACCAGGCCGGCGCGCCGGCGCGGGTGGCGGTGCTCAGCTACGACCTCTGGCAGCGCCACCTGGGAGGGGATCCGGACCTCCTCGGCGAGGACGTGATCATCAACCAGGAGCCCCACACCATCATCGGCGTCCTGCCGCCGAGCTACCGCTACCCCTACGACGCCGAGCTGTGGGTGCCCATGGGCTTCGACGTCAACAATCCCCGCGCCTCCCACTATCTGCACGTGGTCGGCCGGCTGCGGGACGGCGCCAGCCTCGAGGAGGCGCAGCAGGAGCTGAACGCCATCGCCGCCCAGCTGGCCCAGGACTATCCGGAGAGTAATACCGATTGGGGCTTCGGGCTGACTCCGGTACGCGAGGAGATCACCGGCGATCTGGACACCGGGGTGGTCTGGCTGCTGGCAGCGGCGGCGGCCTTCCTGCTGCTCATCGCCTGCGCCAACGCCGCCAGCATGCTCCTGGCCCGCTCTACGGAGCGCGCCGCAGAGGTCGCTCTGCGCTCGGTGCTGGGCTCCTCGCGCTCCCGCCTGATCGCCCGCATGATGCTCCAAGGCCTGGTGCTGGCGATCCTCGGCGGCGGCTTCGGCCTGATCCTGGCCTTCACCATCCTCGGCCCGGTGGTGCGCCTCAGTCCCCTGGCGGACATCTACATCTTCGCCTCGCGGCTGACGCCGGACCTGCGGGTCCTGGGCTTCACCCTCGCGGTGTGCGCCGTGGTGGGCGTGATCTTCAGTCTGATTCCGGCGCTCCACGCCTCGCGGGTCGATCTGCAAAGCCTGCTCAAGGAAGAGAGCCGGGGCTCCCTGTCCTCTGGCGGCCGCCGCTGGCTGACCAGCTTCGTCGTCGCCGAGGTGGCGGTGGCCACGGTGCTGCTGGTGGGCGCCTTCCTGATGGTGGGCACCTTCCAACGGCTGGTGGCCGTCGACCCGGGCTTCGAAGCGGACAATCTGCTGGTAGCCCACATGGCGCTGCCGAGCTCCAAATATCCCGAGGACGTCCAGAAGGTCCAATTCATCGACACCCTGTGCGAGCGCCTGGAAGCGCTGCCCGGCGTCCGCGCCGCCGGCGTCACCACCCTCTTCCCCCTGGACCAGGTGCGCATGCTCTCCCCCTTCTCCATCGACGGCCGGCCGCCGACGGACCCCGGGGAAATGCTCGCCGCCAATTTCCGCATGGTCAACGAGGGCTATCTCGAAGCCCTCGGCGTGCGGCTGGTGGGCGGCCGTCTCTTCGAGCAGCGGGATATGAACCCGACGCCGCCGGCCTTCGTCATCAGCCGCACCATGGCGGAGCGCTTCTTCCCCGGCCAGGACGCCGTGGGACGGCAAATGAAGCGCGCGCCCTGGGAGCTGGAGCGGCCCTGGGGACCGGTGGTAGGCGTGGTGGAGGACGTCATCGACAGCGGGGACACCGCGGAGACCCTCTACATTCCCATCACCCACTTCCGCTTCATCAACGACAACGTGGCGCTGACGGTGCGTACCGAGGGCCCGCCCAACAACGCCCTGCCGGCGATCCGCCGGACGTTGCGGGAGATCGACCCCCAACAGCCCCTCTACGACGTCGCTACGGCGCGGGAGATGATCGCCGAGAGCCACGGCAACGAGCGCTTCGCCGCCGCCCTGCTCACCAGCTTCGCCAGCCTCGGCCTGGTGCTGGCGCTCATCGGCATCTACGGCATCCTGACCTACAGCGTCGCCAGCCGCAGCCGCGAGCTGGGCCTGCGCATGGCCCTCGGCGCCCAGCGCAGCGAGATCCTGTGGCAGGTGGTGCGCCAAGGTCTGACGGTCACCGGCATCGGTCTCTTCCTGGGGCTGGCGGGCTCCTTCCTGCTCACCCGCCTGCTGGAGGCCTACGTCTTCGAGCTCGACCGTCCGGATCCCATGCTCCTCGGCGGTATTGGCCTGATCGTGCTGGTGGTGGCCCTGCTGGCGGCGCTGCTGCCGGCGCGCCGGGCGACGCGGGTCGATCCCGCCACCGTCCTGCGCGGCGAGTAG
- a CDS encoding penicillin acylase family protein encodes MSSSARDTSVSSRPRRWLRWLGRAVLVLVLLVVVVLLAAGLWLRSQLRGSLPAVDGEMTVAGLAAPVSIDRDELGVVTVAGTSREDVAYGLGFVHAQDRLLQMDLIRRQAAGELAGLFGARLARVDRRLRIHRFRANAEQVLAALPAQQRDLLAAYTRGINAGIAALDEPPFEYLVLRRSPEPWTEADSVLMLHSLWVMLQGSAQEYEETLAALHRCLPEETYRLLTPRGTPWDAPLAGEASPWPEVPSPLSTVPAPADSAAGEASGPEEESSQAFLHAPWERGLSGAEGLEVAGSNAWVVSGEHTGHGGAMLALDMHMGYTLPNIWYRTVLQWPDGAGGEHRLAGITLPGLPLLVAGSNGHVAWGFTNGRTDSLDVILLEPDPQDETRYLTPDGPRAYEVFDETFEVPGQEPEVGSVRWTLWGPVLEDGIGGPEGAQPAAVRWIPHDPAAVNLELQALETATTAQEALEIGRRSGLPSLNMLVADADGHIGWTMVGRVPKRVGGAGRLPVSWSSEMGSSEAGGWDGYLAPEEVPMILDPPSGRLWSSNQRALAFPPEAAEAEGAAEVETSAVGSREASSGLAEVDLLGDGNFGLGARATQVRDQLMVLEDADEQDMLAIQLDDRALFLEGWRQLLLDVLDDEAVAGHPQRGELRRLVDNWQGRATVDAVGYTLVRDFRLELGSRLFDAIAGGCPMPDEEYDYLDDYGQAEGAVWALVEARPPEAAAGVEGGWDGLLLEAADAVVAEVEERQEALADQTWGERNRLRMTHLFSRMAPGPVKGWLDMAPDPQPGDFYMPRVQSSGYGPSQRMVVAPGREDQAIFHMPGGQSAHPMSPHYRDGHQAWLAGEATPLLPGAAQHTLHLVPGERGVPEGGEGGADGAGSEH; translated from the coding sequence ATGTCCTCCTCCGCTCGTGACACGAGTGTTTCATCTCGCCCCCGTCGCTGGCTGCGGTGGCTGGGCCGGGCCGTCCTGGTTTTGGTGCTGCTGGTGGTCGTGGTTCTTCTCGCCGCCGGTCTCTGGTTGCGCTCGCAATTGCGGGGGAGTCTGCCGGCGGTGGACGGAGAGATGACGGTGGCGGGTCTCGCGGCGCCGGTGAGCATCGACCGAGACGAGCTCGGGGTGGTGACGGTGGCGGGCACCTCCCGGGAGGATGTGGCCTACGGCCTCGGCTTCGTCCACGCCCAGGACCGGCTGCTGCAGATGGATTTGATCCGGCGCCAGGCCGCCGGCGAGCTGGCGGGGCTCTTCGGGGCGCGGCTGGCACGGGTGGACCGGCGGCTGCGCATTCACCGCTTCCGGGCCAACGCGGAGCAGGTGTTGGCGGCTCTGCCCGCCCAGCAGCGAGACCTGCTGGCGGCCTACACCCGGGGCATCAACGCCGGCATCGCGGCCCTCGACGAGCCGCCGTTCGAATATCTCGTGCTGCGCCGCTCGCCGGAGCCCTGGACCGAGGCGGACTCGGTGCTCATGCTCCACAGCCTGTGGGTGATGCTCCAGGGCAGTGCCCAGGAGTACGAGGAGACTCTGGCGGCGCTCCACCGCTGCCTGCCGGAGGAGACCTACCGGCTGCTCACCCCCCGCGGCACCCCGTGGGACGCTCCCCTGGCGGGAGAGGCCTCGCCGTGGCCCGAGGTGCCCAGCCCCTTGAGCACGGTGCCGGCGCCGGCGGATTCCGCGGCCGGGGAGGCTTCCGGGCCGGAGGAGGAGAGCTCCCAGGCCTTCCTCCATGCTCCCTGGGAGCGAGGCCTGAGCGGTGCCGAGGGGCTGGAGGTCGCCGGTAGCAACGCCTGGGTGGTGTCCGGAGAGCACACCGGTCACGGCGGCGCCATGCTCGCCTTGGACATGCACATGGGCTACACCTTGCCCAATATCTGGTATCGCACGGTGCTCCAATGGCCCGACGGTGCCGGTGGCGAACACCGCCTGGCGGGCATTACCCTGCCGGGCCTGCCGCTGCTGGTGGCGGGGAGCAACGGGCACGTCGCCTGGGGCTTCACCAACGGTCGCACCGACTCCCTGGACGTAATCCTGCTGGAGCCGGATCCCCAGGACGAGACGCGCTATCTCACTCCCGACGGGCCGCGGGCCTACGAGGTCTTCGACGAGACCTTCGAGGTGCCGGGGCAGGAACCGGAGGTCGGTTCGGTGCGCTGGACCCTCTGGGGGCCGGTGCTGGAGGACGGTATCGGCGGCCCGGAGGGCGCCCAGCCGGCAGCGGTGCGCTGGATCCCCCACGACCCGGCGGCGGTGAATCTGGAGCTGCAGGCCTTGGAGACCGCCACCACGGCGCAGGAGGCTCTGGAGATCGGCCGCCGCTCCGGCCTGCCGTCCCTCAACATGCTGGTGGCGGATGCCGACGGCCACATCGGCTGGACCATGGTGGGCCGGGTGCCGAAACGCGTCGGCGGCGCCGGCCGGCTGCCGGTCTCTTGGTCTTCAGAGATGGGGTCTTCGGAGGCGGGAGGATGGGACGGCTACCTGGCGCCGGAAGAGGTGCCGATGATCCTCGATCCGCCGTCGGGGCGACTGTGGTCCTCCAACCAGCGGGCCCTGGCCTTCCCGCCGGAAGCGGCGGAGGCTGAGGGAGCCGCGGAGGTCGAGACCAGCGCCGTGGGGTCGAGGGAGGCTTCCTCGGGCCTCGCCGAGGTCGATCTGCTGGGTGACGGCAACTTCGGCCTCGGTGCCCGGGCGACCCAGGTACGGGATCAGCTCATGGTGCTGGAAGACGCGGACGAGCAGGACATGCTCGCCATCCAGCTCGACGACCGGGCCCTCTTCCTGGAGGGTTGGCGACAGCTCCTCCTGGACGTTCTGGACGACGAGGCGGTGGCGGGTCATCCCCAGCGCGGCGAGCTGCGCCGGCTGGTGGACAACTGGCAGGGCCGCGCCACCGTCGACGCCGTCGGCTACACCCTGGTGCGCGATTTCCGCCTGGAGCTCGGCTCCCGGCTCTTCGACGCCATCGCCGGCGGTTGCCCCATGCCCGACGAGGAATACGACTACCTGGACGATTACGGTCAGGCCGAGGGCGCCGTCTGGGCGCTGGTGGAGGCGCGGCCGCCGGAGGCCGCGGCTGGTGTCGAAGGAGGCTGGGACGGATTGTTGCTGGAGGCCGCCGACGCCGTGGTGGCGGAGGTGGAAGAGCGGCAGGAGGCCCTCGCCGACCAGACCTGGGGCGAGCGCAACCGCTTGCGCATGACCCACCTCTTCAGCCGCATGGCGCCGGGGCCGGTGAAGGGCTGGCTCGACATGGCGCCGGATCCCCAGCCCGGCGACTTCTACATGCCGCGGGTGCAGAGCAGCGGCTACGGTCCGTCCCAGCGCATGGTGGTGGCCCCGGGGCGGGAGGATCAGGCCATCTTCCACATGCCCGGCGGCCAGAGCGCCCATCCCATGTCCCCCCACTACCGCGACGGCCACCAGGCCTGGCTCGCCGGGGAGGCGACGCCGCTGCTGCCGGGAGCGGCGCAGCACACCCTGCACTTGGTTCCGGGGGAGAGAGGGGTTCCCGAGGGGGGCGAGGGAGGAGCGGACGGGGCCGGTTCCGAGCACTGA